In Numida meleagris isolate 19003 breed g44 Domestic line chromosome 3, NumMel1.0, whole genome shotgun sequence, the following are encoded in one genomic region:
- the PQLC3 gene encoding PQ-loop repeat-containing protein 3 isoform X3, whose product MAAALLELANWSTWAVCAVIKLPQLAAVLKAGSARGLSLGSLVLELAGFVVFLRYQIYYDYPLQTYLEYPIIIAQDVILLLLILHFSGNMKQGLLYAVTFWGGWYTLTLRRWIIDLAMNLCTLISAASKLAQLRCLWQTRDSGQVSALTWSMSAYTCATRIFTTVMTTNDLIG is encoded by the exons ATGGCGGcggccctgctggagctggcgAACTGGAGCACCTGGGCGGTGTGCGCCGTCATCAAACTGCCGCAGCTGGCGGCCGTGCTGAAGGCCGGGTCGGCGCGGGGGCTCAGCCTGGGCAGCCTCGTGCTGGAGCTGGCGGG CTTCGTTGTGTTTCTGAGGTACCAGATTTATTATGATTACCCTCTGCAGACATACCTGGAATATCCCATCATCATCGCTCAAG atgtcattctccttttgcttattctgcatttcagtggaaaCATGAAACAAGGTTTGCTTTATGCAGTCAC GTTCTGGGGGGGCTGGTACACACTAACGCTGCGGAGGTGGATCATAGACCTGGCCATG aacTTGTGCACGCTGATCAGTGCGGCGAGTAAGCTCGCCCAGCTGCGGTGCCTGTGGCAGACCAGAGATTCCGGACAAGTGAGCGCCTTGACCTGGAGCATGTCTGCATACACATGTGCAA CAAGAATATTTACAACTGTAATGACTACAAATGATCTGATCG GGTGA
- the PQLC3 gene encoding PQ-loop repeat-containing protein 3 isoform X2 translates to MAAALLELANWSTWAVCAVIKLPQLAAVLKAGSARGLSLGSLVLELAGFVVFLRYQIYYDYPLQTYLEYPIIIAQDVILLLLILHFSGNMKQGLLYAVTFWGGWYTLTLRRWIIDLAMNLCTLISAASKLAQLRCLWQTRDSGQVSALTWSMSAYTCATRIFTTVMTTNDLIG, encoded by the exons ATGGCGGcggccctgctggagctggcgAACTGGAGCACCTGGGCGGTGTGCGCCGTCATCAAACTGCCGCAGCTGGCGGCCGTGCTGAAGGCCGGGTCGGCGCGGGGGCTCAGCCTGGGCAGCCTCGTGCTGGAGCTGGCGGG CTTCGTTGTGTTTCTGAGGTACCAGATTTATTATGATTACCCTCTGCAGACATACCTGGAATATCCCATCATCATCGCTCAAG atgtcattctccttttgcttattctgcatttcagtggaaaCATGAAACAAGGTTTGCTTTATGCAGTCAC GTTCTGGGGGGGCTGGTACACACTAACGCTGCGGAGGTGGATCATAGACCTGGCCATG aacTTGTGCACGCTGATCAGTGCGGCGAGTAAGCTCGCCCAGCTGCGGTGCCTGTGGCAGACCAGAGATTCCGGACAAGTGAGCGCCTTGACCTGGAGCATGTCTGCATACACATGTGCAA CAAGAATATTTACAACTGTAATGACTACAAATGATCTGATCG GCTGA
- the PQLC3 gene encoding PQ-loop repeat-containing protein 3 isoform X1, with protein MAAALLELANWSTWAVCAVIKLPQLAAVLKAGSARGLSLGSLVLELAGFVVFLRYQIYYDYPLQTYLEYPIIIAQDVILLLLILHFSGNMKQGLLYAVTFWGGWYTLTLRRWIIDLAMNLCTLISAASKLAQLRCLWQTRDSGQVSALTWSMSAYTCATRIFTTVMTTNDLIVLIRFITMLVLNIWVTATILRYRRTKKTD; from the exons ATGGCGGcggccctgctggagctggcgAACTGGAGCACCTGGGCGGTGTGCGCCGTCATCAAACTGCCGCAGCTGGCGGCCGTGCTGAAGGCCGGGTCGGCGCGGGGGCTCAGCCTGGGCAGCCTCGTGCTGGAGCTGGCGGG CTTCGTTGTGTTTCTGAGGTACCAGATTTATTATGATTACCCTCTGCAGACATACCTGGAATATCCCATCATCATCGCTCAAG atgtcattctccttttgcttattctgcatttcagtggaaaCATGAAACAAGGTTTGCTTTATGCAGTCAC GTTCTGGGGGGGCTGGTACACACTAACGCTGCGGAGGTGGATCATAGACCTGGCCATG aacTTGTGCACGCTGATCAGTGCGGCGAGTAAGCTCGCCCAGCTGCGGTGCCTGTGGCAGACCAGAGATTCCGGACAAGTGAGCGCCTTGACCTGGAGCATGTCTGCATACACATGTGCAA CAAGAATATTTACAACTGTAATGACTACAAATGATCTGATCG ttctCATCCGTTTCATAACCATGCTCGTTCTCAATATTTGGGTCACAGCCACAATCCTGCGCTACAGGAGAACTAAAAAGACCGATTAG